A single Amia ocellicauda isolate fAmiCal2 chromosome 9, fAmiCal2.hap1, whole genome shotgun sequence DNA region contains:
- the drc4 gene encoding dynein regulatory complex subunit 4, which yields MPPKKKKGGKKTPAKGKTPTVVDGISTEEMSKEQLEEHIVRLREELDREREERNYFQLERDKIHTFWEITKRQLEEKKAELRNKDREMEDSEERHQVEIKVYKQKVKHLLYEHQNSISELKAEGVVSMKLSQKEQIEKEAELHKGVRTLKVDLKEQELSNENLVKSLKLKHDEEITKLRIDFERQVREIEGKYKKKMQVLREELDLRRNTEIHEIEERKNIHTNTLMKNHEKAFRDIKNYYNDITLNNLALINSLKEQVEDMKKKEERLKKEMAEVQLQNKRLTEPLRKAKEEVAELQKQLANYNKDKASLAGAKARLKVADKAMKDLKLEHEVLEQRFEKVQSERDELYRKFVKAIQEVQQKSGFKNLLLEKKLSALTDTLEKKEAQLNEVLSASNLDPTALTVVTRKLEDVLDSKNIAIKDLQYELARVCKAHNDLLRTYEAKLSAFGIPVDELGFKPLETTISGQTLGQGPAGLVAAPT from the exons ATG CCTCCTAAGAAGAAGAAAGGGGGAAAGAAGACCCCAGCGAAAGGCAAGACTCCCACAGTGGTGGATGGGATTTCCACAGAGGAGATGTCTAAGGAGCAG CTGGAGGAGCACATCGTCCGCCTGCGGGAGGAGCTGGACCGTGAGAGGGAGGAACGGAACTATTTCCAGCTGGAGCGAGATAAAATCCACACCTTTTGGGAAATCACCAAGAGAcagctggaggagaagaaagctGAGCTCCGGAACAAAGATCGGGAGATGGAGGACTCGGAGGAACGGCATCAAGTGGAAATCAAG gtTTACAAACAGAAGGTGAAACACTTACTATACGAACATCAGAATAGCATCTCGGAGCTGAAAGCTGAGGGGGTTGTGTCTATGAAGCTGAGTCAGAAGGAGCAGATTGAGAAGGAGGCAGAGTTACACAAGGGTGTGCGTACCCTGAAAGTGGACCTCAAAGAGCAGGAGCTTTCAAATGAGAATCTAGTGAAGAGCTTGAAACTG AAACACGATGAAGAAATCACCAAATTACGGATTGATTTTGAAAGACAAGTACGAG AAATTGAAGGAAAGTACAAGAAGAAGATGCAGGTGTTACGAGAGGAGCTGGATCTGCGGCGGAACACAGAAATCCATGAAATCGAAGAGCGCAAGAACATCCATACCAATACACTGATGAAGAATCATGAAAAGGCTTTCAGGGACATCAAGAATTACTACAATGATATCACCCTCAACAACCTTGCTCTCATCAACTCACTGAAA GAGCAGGTCGAAGACatgaagaagaaggaggagcGTCTTAAGAAGGAGATGGCCGAGGTGCAGCTGCAGAACAAACGGCTGACGGAGCCCCTGCGGAAGGCCAAGGAGGAGGTGGCGGAGCTGCAGAAACAGCTGGCCAATTACAACAAGGATAAAGCTTCCCTGGCA GGGGCCAAGGCTCGTTTGAAGGTAGCAGACAAAGCAATGAAAGATCTCAAATTGGAGCATGAAGTATTGGAACAGAGGTTTGAAAAG gtgcagagtgagagagatgaGCTGTACCGGAAGTTTGTGAAAGCCATTCAAGAGGTCCAGCAGAAGAGCGGTTTTAAGAACCTCCTCCTGGAgaagaagctgagcgctctgacTGACACCCTGGAGAAGAAAGAAGCTCAGCTGAACGAGGTCCTTTCTGCCTCCAACCTCGACCCTACTGCGCTGACTGTTGTCACACGCAAATTGGAG gATGTTTTGGACTCAAAGAACATTGCAATTAAGGATTTGCAGTATGAGCTAGCTCGAGTCTGTAAG GCACATAATGATTTACTACGGACATATGAAGCTAAGCTCAGTGCGTTTGGGATTCCAGTGGATGAGCTGGGGTTTAAACCTCTGGAGACTACAATATCTGGACAGACTCTTGGTCAGGGGCCTGCAGGATTAGTGGCTGCCCCGACATAA